In the Aggregatilinea lenta genome, ATGAGCGCGGCGGCGAGGATAACATCAGCGCCGTGGTGATCGTCATGGAGCGCGCGGCGGACGTCGAGCCGGAGGAGCCGCCGAGCGACGTGGTGTTCGACGACACCGAGGTCGGGCTGTTCCAGGCCGTGCCACCGGACGAGGTGCAGGACCGCTCCACCGACGAAATGCCCGCCGTCCGTCCCGACGATCTGCGCGAAGGCTCCGACGACGCGCGCTAAGACGCATCACACCCGTACCTGACTCCTCCGCCGACCGCGCGCCCTGCCGGTCGGTGTTTTTATACGGTATTCCCCTCCCCGCTGGCGAAAGGTGGTAGTATCGGGGCGATCAAGGGCCGAAGCCCGTTTGTGGCTTGCATGTACAGGTGTACAGAGGAAGGTGCTATGGCCGAAAATGCGCACGTGAACGCGAATGTAGGACGATGGTACGGCTTTGCGGAGACGTACGACCGCTACCGTCCTCAACCGCCTGCCGCCGTGGTGGATTTGTTGAAGATACTGGCCCAGAAACCGCTGAACGTCGTCGTGGATCTCGGCGCGGGCACCGGCCTCTCGTCGCGCATCTGGGCGGGTCACGCCAAGGAAGTGATCGGCATCGAGCCGAATCCCGATATGCGCAAGGAAGCCGGGGTGCAGACCGAGATGCCCGACGTGGTCTACCGCGCCGGGCTGAGCACGTCCACCGGGCTGGAGGACGGCTGCGCGGATCTGGTGACGATCTCACAGGCGCTGCACTGGATGGAGCCGGAGCCGACCTTTATCGAAGTCGCGCGCATTTTGCGCCCGGAAGGCGTGTTCGCCGCCTATGACTGTGACTGGCCGCCTGCCGTCCACTGGCAAGTAGAGCAGGCGTACAACGAGTGTATGGAGCGCGCAGTCGAGATCGAAGCCGCGCTCGGCCTGCGCCAAAACGTCACGCAGTGGGCCAAGGACGAGCACCTGGGCCGCATTCGCGCCAGCGGGCAGTTCCGTTATGTGCGCGAGGTCACGCTGCACAGCGTCGAGATGGGCAACGCCGACCGCCTGGTCGGGCTGGCGATCAGCCAGGCGCGCGTCTCGCGTCCGCTGATGAACGGCGCCAGCGAAGAGGAGATCGGTCTCGCGAAGCTGCGCGAGGTCGCACGGCGCACGCTGGGCGACGACCCGCAGCCGTGGTACTTCAGCTACCGGGTGCGGATCGGGATCAAGTAGCCGGAGAGCCGCGCGGGATAGGCGAATCGAAGGGAAGGGCACTGCATGGTGGGAGCCTTCAGGGCGCTGGGCGTGCTCCGGCGCGTGCCGGTGCTGTGGATCGGCGCGATCCTGGCGCTGACGTTGGCGAGCATCGCGTGGGCGCTGGCCGCCGTGACGGTGGTGCTGTTTCCCTTCGGCACGGTGGGCCTGTACGTCGTCGCCTACCACGCCGTCTACCGCCTGCGGATCGCGCCGCGCGAGGTGCTCACGCTGGTGCGCGCCTATGCGTGGCTGGCCGTGCAGTGGACCGCAATCAACGCGGCAGTGCTGGGCGGGCTGTATGCCGGCCTGTACGGGCCGGACGCCGATCGCGTTTCCGGTGCGCTGCAAGCTGTGTTGAGCATCGTGGGTCTGATCTGGCTGGGCATGCAGTTCTTCTTCTGGCCGCTGGCCTTCGAGCAGGCTCACAAGCGGCTGCTGCCCACGCTGCGCAGTGCGGCGTATCTGCTGGCTGCTACGCCGGGCTTCGCGGCGACGATCCTGGGCGCGGCAGTCGTCGTGGCGCTGGTGATCAACACCCTGTTCCCCTACGGGCTGGCGCTGGTGGGCGGAGTAGCGCTGCTGGGCGCGGAAGCCGTGCGCGACCGGCTGATGGCCTTTGGTGCGACGCCACAGCCCGCGCACATTGAGCGCCACCCCGAATGAAAACGCCTCAAAGAAAACGCCCTGGCGATGAAGCCAGGGCGTCGTAACGCATGCGGAGGCGCGCTTACATCGCGGACGAGGGGCGGGCGGTCAGCGTGAGGTTCACCGTCTGCTGCTGCCCGTCGCGCAGGGCCGTCAGGGTGACGGTGTCGCCGGGGCGCGTGTTCTCTTCCAGGTAGGTGATCAGGTCGTCCATATCGTTCACCGGCTGGTCGTCGATGCGGGTGATGATGTCGCCACCCAGCGGCAGCTTACCCATCGCCGTATCCACACTCGGCACGTTCGACACCTGGGTCTGCAGGTCGGCCAGCGCAGGCACCAGATTGGCGTCGGCTGCCGGACTGTTGTTCGTTATCGTGGTGACCATCACACCGCGCTGCCCACTCGGCAGATCCAGGGCGTCCGCCTGTTCGGGGCGCAGGGTCATACCGCCGATGCCCAGCCACGTGTGCTCGTACTGTCCGTCGCGGATCAGGTATGGCACAATGCGCCGCACGGTGTTGGACGGGATCGAGAAGCCGATGCCCGACGACGACTCCGAGCCGGACAGGATCGCCGTGTTCACGCCCAGCACGTTACCGGCCATGTCGATCAGCGGGCCGCCGCTGTTGCCGGGGTTGATCGCGGTGTCGGTCTGGATCAGCTCAGGGATGCTGAAGCTGCTTTCCTGCTGGAGCGTACGCCCCAGCGCGCTGACGATACCGGTTGTTGCGGTGAAGCTCT is a window encoding:
- a CDS encoding class I SAM-dependent methyltransferase, translating into MAENAHVNANVGRWYGFAETYDRYRPQPPAAVVDLLKILAQKPLNVVVDLGAGTGLSSRIWAGHAKEVIGIEPNPDMRKEAGVQTEMPDVVYRAGLSTSTGLEDGCADLVTISQALHWMEPEPTFIEVARILRPEGVFAAYDCDWPPAVHWQVEQAYNECMERAVEIEAALGLRQNVTQWAKDEHLGRIRASGQFRYVREVTLHSVEMGNADRLVGLAISQARVSRPLMNGASEEEIGLAKLREVARRTLGDDPQPWYFSYRVRIGIK
- a CDS encoding S1C family serine protease; this translates as MSKKLLAMIVSLVFVLGILLGAVGVLAQSGDRLDPLASGAPYSANAEEQRTADVYQRVSQSVVNVSVTVGQMGGGTGTGFVIDEQGHIVTNNHVAGDADNIEVTFIDGTILPAELVGHDPDADLAVIQVDPTLIDLQPVTLADSDEVFVGQEVMAIGSPFEQSFTATTGIVSALGRTLQQESSFSIPELIQTDTAINPGNSGGPLIDMAGNVLGVNTAILSGSESSSGIGFSIPSNTVRRIVPYLIRDGQYEHTWLGIGGMTLRPEQADALDLPSGQRGVMVTTITNNSPAADANLVPALADLQTQVSNVPSVDTAMGKLPLGGDIITRIDDQPVNDMDDLITYLEENTRPGDTVTLTALRDGQQQTVNLTLTARPSSAM